The window ACTCGCTCGCGCCCTCGCGACCCTCGACCACCTCTCGGGAGGCAGGGCCGGGTGGAACGCGGTGACGAGCTCGGACGCGTTCCACGGCGCGAACTTCCGCCGCGGCGGATACCTCGACCACGCCGACCGGTACGAGCGCGCGAGGGAGTTCGCCTCACTCGCGAAGGAGCTGTGGGACTCGTGGCCCGACGACGGCGTACGGGCGGATGCGTCGGGCGGCGTCTTCCTCGACGACGGGGTTCCCTCGCGGGTGCGTCACCGCGGGGCGCAGTTCGACGTCGACGCCGTGTTCGACGTGCCGCGTTCGCCCCAGGGCCGCCCGGTCATCGTGCAGGCGGGCGACTCCGCCGACGGGCGCGGCTTCGGTGCCGAGCACGCGGAGGTGATCTTCTCGCTGCACACGAGGTTCGATGACGCCCGCGCGTTCTACGACGATGTCAAAGGGCAGCTGGGTGCGTGGGGACGCGACGAGGAGTCGCTCAAGATCCTGCCGGCGGCGACCTTCGCCATCGGCGACACCGCGGAGGAGGCGCGCGAGAGGTCGCGGGAGATCGCGCTCTCACAGGTACGCCCGGAGACCGCGCTCACGTACGTCGAGCAGGTCTGGGGGAGCGACCTGTCGGGCTACGATCCCGACGGACCGCTCCCCGACATCGATCCCGACACCGGGGCCGAGACGGCGAAAGGCTGGGCCAACCGGCACGCGTCGGCGCGGAAGCGCGTCGCGGCGCTGCGCGAGCTGTCCGAGAGCGAGGGCCTCAGCATCCGCGAGACCGTCATCCGTCTCACGGCCAACCACACCTTCGTGGGCACGCCCGACCGCATCGCGGCGGAGATCGACCGGTACGTGCAGGAGCGCGCCACCGACGGCTTCACGCTCGTCGGGCACCTCACCCCGCACGGGCTCGACGAGTTCGCCGATCGCGTCGTGCCCCTGCTGCAGGAGCGGGGTTCGTACCGCGAGTCGTACCCCGAGGGCGCGACGCTCCGAGACCTCCTGGGTCTCCCGGCAGCCCGTCGGGTGCCCGCGTTCGCGACGCCGTGACCGGCCGCGCGCGCCTGCTGATCGTGGGGGCCGGTCCTCGAGCGGCGATGCTGCTCGAGCGCCTTCTGGCACGTGCGGATGCGCATACGCGGCTCGACATCGACCTCGTAGACCCCCACCCGCCGGGTGCCGGCCGCATCTGGCGCCACACCCAGTCGCCGCTCCTGAAGCTCAATTCGATGACGCGTGACGTCACGGTGTTCACCGACGACACCTCGACCATCGAGGGACCGGTGCGCCCGGGACCGTCGTTGAGCCAATGGATCGAGCAGTGGCGCGAGGGCGCACTCCCCGACGTCGAGCTCGACGAGCTGTCGGCGGCCGAGGCCCGGTCGCTCAGCTCCGACGGGTTCCCGTCGCGGCGACTGCACAGCCACTACCTCGACTGGTTCTTCCGGCAGACCGTCGCGAGCGCCCCCGGCGGCGTCACCGTACGTCTGCATGTGGGTGCCGTCCGCAGCGTGCGGTCGACCAGCGGCGGGCGGTACGCGGCCTCGATCTCGAACGGTGCAGAGGTGGAGGCGGATGCTGTCGCCTACTGTCTCGGCCACACCGAGCGCGATCTCGACGCGGGCTCCGCGTCGTTGGTCGAGGCGGCCGCGAACTTCGGGCTCGCCTACGTACCGCCGGCCTTCACCGCGGACGCCGATCTGTCGGACGTGCCGGAGGGCGAGGACGTGATCGTCCGCGGCATGGGGCTGGCCGCGATCGACCTCGTCGTACTCCTCACCCAAGGACGCGGCGGTCGATTCGACCGGGCCCCCGACGGGACGCTGCGATACGTCGCGTCGGGGCGCGAACCGAGACTGCACCTGGGCTCGCGCCGCGGCGTGCCGTACCGCTCGAAGGCCACCTCGACGATCCAGGGCGAGCCGCCGCGACGAGACGTGCTGACTGCCGAGGTGATCGCGGAGCTCGCCTCGTCCGACGTCCCGCTCGACTTCGAGCGCGACGCCTGGCCCCTCATCGCCTCGGAACTGCTGCACGGGCATTATCGCGAGCTGTTCACCGGGCATCCCGATCGCGTCACGACGACGTGGGCGGACTTCCGACCCGTGCTGGCCGCGCACCGTTGGGACGATCCGGAGCTGCGCACACGGATCGAGTCGGTCGTACCCGACCCGCTCGACCGGTTCGATGTCGCCCTTTTCGACCGGCCGTTCGCCCACGCACGCTTCGTCGACGCGGACGACGTGCAGCGCAGGGTCCGTGCGCACATCGTCGAGGATCTGCGGCTGCGCACCGAGCAGCGGCACAGCCCGTCGCAGGCCCTCTTCATCGCCGCGCTCCTGTCGTTCATGGCACTCGCGGAGATTCCCAAGGACCGATGGAACGCCCGCTCGCGCGCCCACGCACTGCCGGTGCGCTGGCACACCTTCTTCAGCTACCTCGCGAGCGGTCCGCCGCCGCACCGTCTCGAGGAGCTGCTCGCGCTCGCCGAGGCCGGGATCGTGGCCTTCCTCGGACCGGACGTCGCCGTCACCGTCGACGACGGCGGCTTCGCCGCATCCAGTCCTCAGGTTCCGGGCAGGACCACGGCGAGGGTCATGATCGACGCGTGGCTGCCCGCCGCCGACGCCACACTCAGCACCGACGGGGCGCTGCGCGAGCTCGCGACGGTGCACGGCAGCGAGCTGCGCGTCGCGGACTCCGACTACCAGGGCTCGCTCGGACGCGTGCGCGTGACCGAGGACGGTCGAGTCTTGAGAGCCGATGACACGGCGCACGACGCACTGTTCGCGATCGGACCGTTCACGTCGCTCCCCGAAGCGGGGGCCTTCACCCGCCCCGCGTCGGATTCGCTGTCTTTGCGGCAGACCGACCGGGTCGCCGGGGCGCTCTCCGCGCGACTGGGGGTCGCGAGCGTCTGACCGGGAACGACGGATGCTACGCGCGCGCCGCCTGTGAGTCGACGGGGGTCCGCACGCCCGCGAAGGTCGTGGTGCGGCGCAGCGCGAAGCCGAGGCGCTCGTAGGTCGCGATGGCGTTCACGTTCGTGGCGGCGGCGTGCATGAGCGCGCGGTCGCCGCGCTCGCGGATATGGAAGGCCACGTCGAGGACGAGGCGCGAGGCGAGCCCGCGCCGACGGAAGTCCGGATCGGTCGAGACGGCACTGATCTCGGTCCACCCGGTGGGGTGCAGGCGTTCGCCGGCCATCGCGACGAGGCGCCCCTCCCGTCGGATGCCGACGTAGCGGCCGAGCTCGTACGTGCGAGGGCGGAAGGGGCCGGGCTGGTTGCGCTCCACGATCGCGAGCATCTCGGCGACGTCGGCGGCGCCGAGCTCGACGGCCTCGTCGTCGGGGCGGGGGTCGAGCGCCGGCGTCTCGACGAGCTGCACCCCTGCGCCGCGCCACAGGACGTCCCACCCCGGCGGAAGATCGGGGTCGGCGCCCGAGAACCCGACCTCGCCGCCGGGACCGACGAGGTCGATGAGGGCGTCCCACACATCGGGGTCGTCCCACGAGCGCACGGCCAGGAAGGGCGCGACGTCGTCGGGATACTTGCGCACCAGATCGTTGCCGATGGCGAAATGCGCGTGCGGGCCGGTGAGGGCGTGCCAGGCCGGATTGTCGAGAACCGTCGCCTCGGCGTGAGGTGATGCGTCGTCGGGGGCTCGGGGAGGAAGTGCCACGCCCCCAGCATCCGCGCCTGCCCCCCGCCTGGCAAACCGGCGTCGTCATCGCGGGCAACGAGGCGACGGATCCGCGCCCGCCGTTACGGCCCGTGAAGCGGAGTGACGGGCTGTGACGCCCGCAACCGGTTCATCGTGACCGTCGACGCCCGCGATCGCCGCGGCGTGGCACACTCTCTCCGGTGAGCTCGAATCCTCTGACCGGCGGCGGCGTCCCTCCCGTGCGCGGCTCCGTGTCGTTCGAGGTCGTCCCCTGGGCCGACCCGCGTGCGGTCGCGTTGCGCGCATCGATGGACGACGAGATCGCACCGCGCTACGCGGGACGGCTCGATCACGTCGACCCCGTCGAGGCGGAGCGGATGTCTCGCGCGCTCGCCGTCGACCCCGACACGATCGCGGCGACCGTGCTCGTGCTCGCGGACGGGCGTGCGGTCGGTCATGCGGCGCTCCGCGATCTGGGCGACGACTTCGCCGGATCGCTGGAGGTCAAGCGCGTCTACGTCGTGCCCGATGCGCGGGGGACGGGGATCAGCCGGCGACTCATGGCAGAACTCGAACGGCTCGCGGCGGTCGCCGGCGCGCACCGGCTCATCCTGCAGACGGGCGATCGGCAGCCCGAGGCCGTCGCGCTCTACGAGCGGATCGGCTACTCCCGCATCCCGATCTACCCGCCCTACCTGCCCATCTCGTTCTCGCAGTGCTTCGAGAAGACGATCGGACGATGAGGCTCGATGCGCAGGTCGTCATCGTCGGCGGCGGCGTGATGGGATCAGCCACCGCCTGGCAGCTCGCCCGCCGCGGCGTGGACGTGCTGCTGGTCGAACGGTTCCGCATCGGCCACGCGCACGGCGCCTCGCACGGGACGTCACGGAACTTCAACATCGCCGCGTACACCGACCCGACCTCGCTCGCCTGGCTGCATGAGGCGGCGCGCGACTGGCGCGAGCTCGAGCGCGCCAGCGGCGCGACCATCCTCACCCGCACGGGCATCGTCAATCACGGCACGGGGCGCGAGGCGGACGTGGCGGCGGCGATCACCGCCGGCGGCTTCGCCGCCGAACTCCTCGACCCGCCCGCAGCAGCCGCTCGCTGGCCGGGGCTGCGATTCACGGGTGCGGTGCTCCACACGCCCGAGGCGGGTCGGCTCCACGCCGACCGCGCCGTGGGCGCGTTCATCGCCGCGGCGAGGGCCCTGGGCGCGCGCGTGGTCGACGAGACACGGGTCGTGGGCGGATCGATCGAGGACGACCGAGCGACGCTGCTCGTGCAGGACGCCTCCGGCGACGAGACCGAGATCGCGGCCCGGCGGGTCGTCGTGACCGCCGGTGCCTGGACGACGAGCGTGCTCCACACGCTCGGTGCCGTCTTCGCTCTGCCGCCGCTGAGGGTGACGCAGGAGCAACCGGCGACGTTCGCTGCGCTGTCACCGCCGGACGGCTGGCCCGGCTTCAACCACGCCCCCACCGTCGACCATCCCGATACCGCGTGGTTTCCGAGCGGCGTGTACGGCATGGGCGTCCCCGGTGAAGGGGTCAAGTTCGGCTGGCACGGCGTAGGCCCCGAGGTGCACCCCGACCGTCGGTCGTATCTCCCCGATCCGGAGCTGGCGGCGCTTCTGCGCCGCTACGCGCGCGAGTGGGTGCCCGGTGTCGACCCCGACCGGGCCGTCGACATCTCGTGCACCTACACGTCGACGCCCGATTCCGCGTTCGTGTTCGACCGGATCGGACCGGTCAGTCTCGGCGCGGGCTTCTCGGGTCACGGCTTCAAGTTCGCCCCCACGGTGGGGCGGATGCTGGCCGACCTCGCCACGCGCGACTCCTGAGACGGGTCCCGGGGGACGAGAAGGGCGGGGCGACGCCGTAGCGCCGCCCCGCCGCATCCGCCTCAGGACTTCGGGAGTCCTGCCGGATTCACGTCGGACTCCTCGACCGCCTCGCTGTCGAGACCCCAGAACTCCAGCAGATCGGTGTAGGTGCCGTCCTCGATGATCGTGTTGAGCACGATGCTCACGGCGTC is drawn from Microbacterium hatanonis and contains these coding sequences:
- a CDS encoding NtaA/DmoA family FMN-dependent monooxygenase (This protein belongs to a clade of FMN-dependent monooxygenases, within a broader family of flavin-dependent oxidoreductases, the luciferase-like monooxygenase (LMM) family, some of whose members use coenzyme F420 rather than FMN.); this encodes MSSPVRQIHLAAHFPGVNSTTVWTDPTAGSQVDFASFEHFSRTAERGLFDYVFLAEGLRLREHKGRVHELDVLGRPHTLSILAAIAAITEHVGLVGTLNTTFNEPYELARALATLDHLSGGRAGWNAVTSSDAFHGANFRRGGYLDHADRYERAREFASLAKELWDSWPDDGVRADASGGVFLDDGVPSRVRHRGAQFDVDAVFDVPRSPQGRPVIVQAGDSADGRGFGAEHAEVIFSLHTRFDDARAFYDDVKGQLGAWGRDEESLKILPAATFAIGDTAEEARERSREIALSQVRPETALTYVEQVWGSDLSGYDPDGPLPDIDPDTGAETAKGWANRHASARKRVAALRELSESEGLSIRETVIRLTANHTFVGTPDRIAAEIDRYVQERATDGFTLVGHLTPHGLDEFADRVVPLLQERGSYRESYPEGATLRDLLGLPAARRVPAFATP
- a CDS encoding FAD/NAD(P)-binding protein, which produces MTGRARLLIVGAGPRAAMLLERLLARADAHTRLDIDLVDPHPPGAGRIWRHTQSPLLKLNSMTRDVTVFTDDTSTIEGPVRPGPSLSQWIEQWREGALPDVELDELSAAEARSLSSDGFPSRRLHSHYLDWFFRQTVASAPGGVTVRLHVGAVRSVRSTSGGRYAASISNGAEVEADAVAYCLGHTERDLDAGSASLVEAAANFGLAYVPPAFTADADLSDVPEGEDVIVRGMGLAAIDLVVLLTQGRGGRFDRAPDGTLRYVASGREPRLHLGSRRGVPYRSKATSTIQGEPPRRDVLTAEVIAELASSDVPLDFERDAWPLIASELLHGHYRELFTGHPDRVTTTWADFRPVLAAHRWDDPELRTRIESVVPDPLDRFDVALFDRPFAHARFVDADDVQRRVRAHIVEDLRLRTEQRHSPSQALFIAALLSFMALAEIPKDRWNARSRAHALPVRWHTFFSYLASGPPPHRLEELLALAEAGIVAFLGPDVAVTVDDGGFAASSPQVPGRTTARVMIDAWLPAADATLSTDGALRELATVHGSELRVADSDYQGSLGRVRVTEDGRVLRADDTAHDALFAIGPFTSLPEAGAFTRPASDSLSLRQTDRVAGALSARLGVASV
- a CDS encoding GNAT family N-acetyltransferase, with translation MALPPRAPDDASPHAEATVLDNPAWHALTGPHAHFAIGNDLVRKYPDDVAPFLAVRSWDDPDVWDALIDLVGPGGEVGFSGADPDLPPGWDVLWRGAGVQLVETPALDPRPDDEAVELGAADVAEMLAIVERNQPGPFRPRTYELGRYVGIRREGRLVAMAGERLHPTGWTEISAVSTDPDFRRRGLASRLVLDVAFHIRERGDRALMHAAATNVNAIATYERLGFALRRTTTFAGVRTPVDSQAARA
- a CDS encoding GNAT family N-acetyltransferase gives rise to the protein MSSNPLTGGGVPPVRGSVSFEVVPWADPRAVALRASMDDEIAPRYAGRLDHVDPVEAERMSRALAVDPDTIAATVLVLADGRAVGHAALRDLGDDFAGSLEVKRVYVVPDARGTGISRRLMAELERLAAVAGAHRLILQTGDRQPEAVALYERIGYSRIPIYPPYLPISFSQCFEKTIGR
- a CDS encoding FAD-dependent oxidoreductase, which encodes MRLDAQVVIVGGGVMGSATAWQLARRGVDVLLVERFRIGHAHGASHGTSRNFNIAAYTDPTSLAWLHEAARDWRELERASGATILTRTGIVNHGTGREADVAAAITAGGFAAELLDPPAAAARWPGLRFTGAVLHTPEAGRLHADRAVGAFIAAARALGARVVDETRVVGGSIEDDRATLLVQDASGDETEIAARRVVVTAGAWTTSVLHTLGAVFALPPLRVTQEQPATFAALSPPDGWPGFNHAPTVDHPDTAWFPSGVYGMGVPGEGVKFGWHGVGPEVHPDRRSYLPDPELAALLRRYAREWVPGVDPDRAVDISCTYTSTPDSAFVFDRIGPVSLGAGFSGHGFKFAPTVGRMLADLATRDS